The Bombus vancouverensis nearcticus chromosome 5, iyBomVanc1_principal, whole genome shotgun sequence genome segment ATCAGTCAAATTTAGTTGATGAGCTTGTATCTGaacgattaaaaaatattatgccAGATAATATTTTAGAGAACAATTTGATatcaaataattcaaatttaGATACTGATCTTGATTTTGAAGCATTAAGTGAAGAATTTAATAGAAATACCAGAAGTTGATTCTTGAATGATTACATGCAAGATGTTCCTAAACAAATTGAAGTAATATGTATAGTGTATAATAATATCAAACGTATAATTGAAATGTATAtgtatgattacacaattgtgtagatatttttttatagaatttctGACAGTATCACACAATCGATATATTATAACTTCCATATTTGAATGAAGAGTATCAATAGTAAAGTAATATAATGTCTTGTATTCTAATATGTGTATGTAAATAAGACTGTTTCTGTTATATTTATTGTGTATAATGTATATTTCACATGGAAAAAGATAGTGTCATGTTGTATTGACAATGTTAAAAAATGCATTAATGTTATACAAAGAAATTTTACTTTGTTGTATTGTCTTCTACAAATTTTTACTACAACATAtagatacattttatttttagtaaACGGTCTTTATAATCATACACATAGTGCAACTAATACTTTCAGTTTAAGTTTACTTTCTTGAAAGAAGATAATTCAGATAAGAAAGAagataagaaattaaaattaccaaggttatatattaaacaacgtgaaacaaatataaaaattttgtgtacatataatttttcatagTTGTTGGTTGTACAGTCTGACAGACATATATTGTAATTTCTTTTTagttataacattattataaacacaaaacaaaaatgtttatgcacaaattattttacgatttaattttaactttctatatctattattaaatatttaataggaTAATACCTGTATTGATAAACTGatgagtaaaataaaaattgtatttatattatatcaataatttcATTGTAACGACAACAAAAATATTACAGATTATAAGTAGTAATGAATTAACGTGAATTATTTACAGCTTTTGTATGAAATACTAAATCATTGAAAATACTTTAAACAtcaaaaaaataattccatccACATTGTTATAGCATTTATGTACagtgaaaattattaattttctatttatctgtaaataatgtattatacatatataagaagttattgatataattaaaaattaatggcACTAACTAAAAATACTAATCAGAATATAATTAATCATAAAATGCATTAATTTTGCAGATTTAATTCCTTGTATCTATAGATACATATTCTAGAATCTGCATTTTCAAGCAAATTtctagtatatttatatttatctatattcaTATTAATTCTTTGCGATCTCAGGTACCAATTGTAAACAGAATTTCATAATTCACTTTAGATTTGGACTATATATTTCAATTTGATATATTTCGTTTTGTGAAATTATACAAATGGTATTTGGAAAGCCACAAATAAATGATCATTCTGTTAATCTTTGTTTTATTTCAATAGTTGTAACTTATGACataatacaaaaaataattattgtaaacATTGAATTGTttttgaaatagaaaaatactTACCAAAATTTATATCACCAATAATTAATTACCTATGTCCACTCTCTATTAACATTGATTCTAAGACTGTTGTTAGATTTTCTGGCAATAATGGTTGATGCACCCAACTAGCAAGGAACAACATTTTCCAAGATTCTGTATAATAATGCGCTGTATCTTCCAAAATTGCACGCTTCACTTTTGCTTCATTAGAATATAAACTAAATATTGATTTTGCAACTTGTCCTAAAATTAATCATAATCTTATAAGAtagattaattataaaaatatactaatttttatagataaaatataattgtGCATTTTTACCAAATTTTGAACTAGGCCATGTTGTAAATAACTTGTCCTTGCTAGTTTCTAAAGAAGCTGTTATTTTCATCTGTTGTTCAATTTGAGCAAAATTTTTTACAATATCGTCCTAGaaagtaatattataataaaattatctttatgacaataatattaaataaaaaataatcatgTAGAAAGCGCATTACCAATCCATCAcaaataatttccaatttatCACATTGTTCTTGCAAAATTTCAGAATAAGATTCATCTTGTTTCGCTTGAGTTATGTTATTTAGTAATGTTACTCCTTCTAAATGAAGTGTATTccaaatttgtatatttttatgaatatctgCAATTAAATCTCGTATATGGCGAGCAGAACCTGTTAAATTTCTTCCTTGTGTTGATTTTGTATGCGTAAGTTCTGTAATATACATTCAATAAAACATGTTTTGTACTCTATGTGCATTATATGCATtgcttaaaaattaatatattaaaaatattgaactGCTTACTATTAACTGGGGAGAATTGTCCTTTACTCATTATTTGTATGTGACACTCTTTCTTGGTACAATCCATTACAATTGAACTTTTATGCAAATATACATTAATACAAGAAGTCGAAAAATGGTGAATGCTTAATAACTATAtatgtaaatgaaaaatatatttatatgtatttatatgtaattaaaattataatataataataaatttattcattcattgattaatttaaaatacgTAATTCTTACAGGTATAAAATCTCATGCAACAGCAGAGAATGTCTGTACTGTATGTACTTATTTACATATGTAAGTATATATGATCATTTCTCAAATTGTATGAATACTCGTCAAATGTAAAACATAAAAATCACACACTCTTTATTGGCAAAACTTAATGTGTAAGAATTTCAAACATTATCTCATtggttattattataaaatagaatattttaaaaggGAAATATCCAATGGCAATAACGTTTCCGTTGAATTCCTAACGGACCATTTACAAAAAACGTAAGtatgtaataagtaaaaattaaaGCATTTTAATAACATTCTAGATATAATACAAtcttattaattttatgaaatattacatAAAGTCATTAATCATATTTGCCCCTAAATCTGttacaaaaattataaataattcgccttgaatttaaaaaatgtaaaactaAAGGATACAGATGGCGCGCGCGATATAGCATACGCTCAATTATGCGGTAAAATCAAATTTAAAACAGTTTGTATAATCTTTTATCAACACAAAAATACCTTTATATCgcaatgttattattatttgtgcCTATTGTAGTGAGATTTGAAGCCTAATACAATCTTTGATTACGTGCACGTTTACTACAATTGTAGTTGCTTTTTAACATACTACAAATATTATGATTCAatcgtaatttttatatttcaatgtaAAGGAAAAAGACTAATATCAGTTTAAATTCCACCAAGATTTAATCTCAAATACCCTGTGTGCCATACCATATCTGATATACTGTTAAAAAGGAATTGAAGACTCAATTGTTATAAACATGTAAAACTCTATTTAAACAAAATTGAAAGTTATGTATGCAATCATGTAAGTATACATAAAGTTTACTGAATAATAATATGATACTTTCTTTAATTGAACAAACAATTACCCAATCATTTACATTAGAAAagtaattatcattattattcatTATAGTCGTCATATTTCTAGGAAAAATATCTGCGCGACGTAAAAATAAGCACCAGGTTATAACATTTTAGTTGTTTCAGATAAAACTAGGAAAAATAAGAGAGGAAATAAAAACGACATCGCATGGTGGATAGAATGGAAATTGCGAAAGTGTATATTTACGCACATGATAAGCCGAAAAGTGATTTGTATCAGATGCAGCGCGGTTCGACTCTGTTGCTTTTGTTCGGAGAACGGGTCGGGGAACAAGGTCACGCAGGTAAAATGGCAGTCGCCGAACGGAGTTCAGCCGTGTTTCAATCATAAGCTCGCGGTTTCGGAAATTACAGGAGCAACCGGGTAAAGAAGAAGAATGGAACGTGCACGAAAAATTAGTTTCGAAAGCAAAGTCTAGCGAGTGTCGTTGTCGCGTCTCGCAATAATATACACCGGCTTCTTGTCGTGTTTCCCCTCGACCAATCTGGTTAGCTGTACTCTGAGAGTCTCGAGTCGCCGTGGCAAACACGATTCACGCTCTCGCATCTCATAGATCACGCGAGATCCTCTTCGGGTGTCAGGTTGGAAATTATCTGAAGGGAATCGATCGAGCACGACCAAGCTTTCGCGTTACGGTTCCACGCCACGGATCGAAGAGAATTCGGCTTGGTGCGGTGGTCGTAGTCGAAGCCGGATCAACTCTCAAAAGCAGTCGTCAACGGAGAGGAGATAGGTTCGATTTTTTCGGGattgaagaaattttaatcCAACAAATCCCCTTGCAACTTTTACACTTTCATCGGCGGGTACAcggtgaaaagaaaaaaaaagagatccGACGATGTGACGTAACTGCGCGGCATGATAATAGATACGAACGTAAACCACCTGCGTCCACGATCAGATAAACGGACCGAATTCGAGTTCGGCAAGCAGAAGGAACACGTCCGACAAAGGATTTAGTGTTTGACCTTCGCTGAGAAATCCTGTCGGCAGCAACAATGAAAATGGAGGTAAGTTTAGTGTACACGCGTATGAATAAGAAATTGAGCGTGGAAGAGCAAAATCTTACTGTCATACTATCGTACTACGTATCTTGCTATCAAAACGTACTATTTATATCGTCAGTCGTATAAGTATTAGGACACCTGCTCGTTACATTCATTGGGACAGTCTAACAAATTGTACTTCATTTAGTGCTTATTGTAAAactttattgtaatatttataaagaaGTAACTAgacaataaaaataatgaaatattagaaaatgttctAACACTTATGGCCGGTAGTGTACGTGAGAATCAACGGTGTAGAATTGACCTTTTTCCATTGTGTCAGAACAGATTAATATCTGACGCGTAGATGCTATTGTATCGATATTTTTCTCTGGTAGAAGTTACCGTACGAATTGATCAACACAGCGGTACCTTTAAACGACGATCGAGCAGGGAAACGTCAATGGGATTCTCGATTTCTCTCGCGAGCGCTCATATATACGACTCATTACCGATCGCAAAGTGTCGCTTATTCCAAATGAGTCAACGAATTAATTGTTCGAGAAAGTATCTTGGAAAAGATGTCACGATACTCGATGTCGTTTAGTCGGGCAATTTTAACAGAATCGTTCCATGTCGCTCGAAAGCGGTTTATCCAAATGAAAAATGCGTGAATTCACACGTGTCAGCGTGTTGCTCTCGAAAGACTGGTTGGACGACTATTCAAATCAGCTCGTACGCGATTTTTGAACGTGAGTAGCTCGATTCACGCTTTCTCACTGGAAACTCGATTTTCTTCATTCGGATAACTTAAATGTGAAAGATTATACCTTCCTGATGATCGGTTCGATATCATCTAATCtgcgaaatattttaaaagtagaaataaaattcaaagcTGTTATTCTATTCATGTTCGTTTAGATTGAAATATCCTTGGTTACTCGTGGAACACAGTAACAGAAAAATTTAGCCTAATCTTTCTATTCTTATTTTCATGTTtcgtttttttaatgttttttttatttataaagaaatattcatATATCGAATTAAGCAATAAAGTTGATAGCATAAAGTTGATACCATTTGAGATAAGGTAGAACAATAGTAATTACAAACTATTCATTAAGCAAGCGTTAAAATAGAATTCAATTCAATTCTTTCGTCATTTCATTATTTcccttctttattttctttattctttgctctttcattttttttccattttatacGTTCTTAAGATTACGTAGTACTGGATTCTACgagaagtttttaatgtttttattatgaCTTTTTACCAACTAATGAAATATTTCAGATGTTTCTAACGCGTTATCGGATATCGTGAAAGAAGCTCTCAGTCGAGGACGGTGGTTAACACCGGTGACGAGATTGTGGACAAATGTAATTCAAATGCAAACTGTCGAGAGATAGTTGGTAACTCGCGGTTGCACTTGCACGCGTTCACGGAGGAACCGGTATCGTGCATCTTTCGACGTGCATATATAATGGtatggctcacgaaagtatttctaCACTTATTGTAAAAATCCTTTATGTGTATGCATTACAtgcgttatataaaacattaaaaaatttcataaatactTTAATAAGACACAATTGGCACGAAGCCAAAAGAATagttatattggtaaaatttggagCAGATCTGATATAATATGAGGATCACAAAAAAAAGACATGATAAGTACATTTCTGTTGGCTTCCTGATTTTAGCGCTACTTTATGATCAGACAGTAGGACTCTAATGACATACAATGAcaataaaaagtatttatacGTATCTTCTTTCTAacgaaactttttttttttgtcgacttttatatatacatatatatctcatTTGTGCATAGTATCATATTTGTTTAGTCATACGATACTACTATTAaacgatacaaaattttaaatacttggacttaattaattactatgtaaaataataatgaatataaCGGTGTACAATGCTTTTTGTTAAATTggtaattcaaataaaaataacttGACAGGTTCAAAGATATAGATATGTAAGTCTTTTAAAAATAGATGATAAGCTGATGGAGTTTTGTAGAAActaaaagtataattattaaaacaaGCATTATTTCAATACTACGATGAGTAATGCTTTGGAAGAGCATATGTTTAACTTCAGAACCGAACAAAAGGATAAGGTTGGTAATACGAGACtcattgaattttaaaaaataaaaaatgttcctaccagtgttcgaatactttcgtgagctatTGTATACACGATTTTTTACACGCGACGAATCATGTAGCCCGCGATCGAACACGAGACAAGAACATTCCACGTTGTTCCCGTAAATTGGCTGCGCTTTGAATGCTTATTAATTTCCGCGGGGCGTAATTATCACGCACGAGAAGTATCGTACGGTGTCCGTTGCGTTTCTCAACGGCATCGATGctgtttaatttaattacatataagGTATGTGGGTCGTTGTTGGACGTAGCACGGTTAGTCTCGTTTCTAAAGCGGTTCGACAGATGTTTCAACGTCAGGTATATGAAAAATTGAAACAGCTGTTGCGCTTTCAGCGATCTTGATGATAATACCATTAATACTATTCGAGAAACGCGATGCTGCAACCTCATGCATTTGTTCTCTGTCGCAGCATGTCGTTCACGTTTTTGAAGTCCATTCAGCGCTAGAAACTTTCAGAATTTTGTAGGTTTACATACGCATACGTGTACGGTGCATATTAGCGAGAGTATATAAGAAGTGTATAACGACGATTATTAGACGTTCTTAGATTTACGCTGACGATCGTAGAATGAAAAATATCCTTTAATCTATAAGTCAACAGAACTCTACAAATTGATTTCCTAACTACAAATTTCGCAGCGATAAATCATAGGAGCAATCGTCCGCAGACACTTTAGTTAATTATGTATTCCGAATGAGAATCACGGAGTCAGTAGGGTCAGTGAGAGATTTTCACCAGCAAAATAAGATCCGCGTACGCGGACAATTTATTAACGGGTTATCCTCGATCTTGTATCGACCTCGAAATTTATTATCCTTCGACGAAATCGAGCGTGCATCAGCAGAGAGGAATTTTAAGTCGGCCAATCGATACGGATGAAAACGACGACGGGGGGTTACGTCGCCGAGAAGGAAGGAGAGGCAGGAAGATGATCGGTGGCCCATTTTTTTAGAAAGGAAACAGGCACGGGTTACAGTTAAGCAGCCGTGCTAGCCGCTGCTGTTCAGTTTTCAATGAGCAGCATTCCAGACGGCCGGCCAAGCTACAGCTGCTCACCTGGAAACCCTTCAACAAACTCGTTTCAGTAATATTCGGTTCCTACGCGGAAGTGCGGGCGAAACACCTGAGCGAGTTTGCTTCCTTCTGCGAGCCGCGAAAGAGCCGACCCTCTATCCTTCCGTTCTCGGACAGAAGGACATGGCAATAAGTCGCGCGTAATCCGCAGCAAGAGCTAGATCGAAGGATCTGGCCGATCGCGACGATCCAGTGATTGATTGGCTGAGTTCCATTGTCCCGGAGGCTGAGATGAAACTGTGAAATCGTACGTTACGACCGACGAAAAGGTTCCTTTCGTTTTTAATTACGAACGCGCTGCATTCCCTTGCGATCTGCATTCAAAGAGAT includes the following:
- the LOC117158647 gene encoding cyclin-dependent kinase 2-interacting protein-like — protein: MDCTKKECHIQIMSKGQFSPVNKLTHTKSTQGRNLTGSARHIRDLIADIHKNIQIWNTLHLEGVTLLNNITQAKQDESYSEILQEQCDKLEIICDGLDDIVKNFAQIEQQMKITASLETSKDKLFTTWPSSKFGQVAKSIFSLYSNEAKVKRAILEDTAHYYTESWKMLFLASWVHQPLLPENLTTVLESMLIESGHR